TGCTGCAAACAGCGGAGGCCATCCGCGCGGACGGGCATCCGGACTGGATGGTGCTGGTGGGCCTGATGCATGATATGGGTAAAGTGCTGTGCCTCTTCGGAGAGCCGCAATGGGCCGTGGTAGGAGATACCTTTCCCGTGGGTTGCGCGTATTCTGACAAAGTGGTGTACCCGGAGTATTTCAGGAACAATCCCGACTACCAGCATGCCACCTATCAGACACCCACCGGTGTATATGAAGAAGGGTGCGGGCTGCGCAATGTACACATGTCCTGGGGGCACGATGAGTACGTGTACCAGATGATGAAAGACCATTTACCTGAACCGGCGCTCTATATGCTGCGATATCACTCATTTTACGCATGGCACCGTGAAGGGGCTTACAGCCAGCTGCTGGATAGCCACGACCGGGACATGCTGAAATGGGTGAAATTATTCAACCCCTACGATCTGTATTCCAAAAACCCCGTACCGCCGGACTGGAAACAGCTGCGCCCTTATTATGAGGAGCTGGTGGCAAAATACCTGCCACGCACACTGAAATTCTGATCATGTAAATATGCATTTGTACTGAAGAGCGCTGCAGGGAACTGGCCATGGAAAACTGGCACCGGAACCAGCTACAGGCATACAACCCGGGATACAACTAATTAAATTCCATGAATAAATTGCAGCTCGCGGATTACATTGTTTTCTTCATTTATTTCATCATCATAGCTGCCTACGGGTACTACGTTTACAGGAAAAAGAAATCGGCTGGCAACAGCGCAACGGACTTCTTTCTGGCGGAAGGAGCTTTAACATGGTGGGCTATCGGCGCTTCGCTGATAGCCTCCAATATTTCGGCCGAGCACTTTATCGGGATGTCCGGTTCCGGTTTTGCGCTCGGCCTTGCCATTTCCACTTACGAGTGGATGGCTGCTGCTACGCTGATCATCGTGGCGGTTTTCTTTATCCCGGTGTACCTGAAGAACCGGATCTTCACCATGCCGCAGTTCCTGGCCAAACGGTACAACAGCAAGGTGAGCACTATCATGGCCGTTTTCTGGCTGCTGGTGTATGTGTTCGTGAACCTGACCTCTATCATTTACCTCGGCTCCCTG
This genomic stretch from Chitinophaga sp. XS-30 harbors:
- a CDS encoding inositol oxygenase family protein; amino-acid sequence: MGDKKQFTAKERNPLNSLDEWEDAVLQRYPDPESIASSKSAEEYRNYDNPERDTVREFYRLNHTYQTYDFVQEKRNEFLQFNKKEMPVWQAFDFLNQLVDDSDPDTDLDQFQHLLQTAEAIRADGHPDWMVLVGLMHDMGKVLCLFGEPQWAVVGDTFPVGCAYSDKVVYPEYFRNNPDYQHATYQTPTGVYEEGCGLRNVHMSWGHDEYVYQMMKDHLPEPALYMLRYHSFYAWHREGAYSQLLDSHDRDMLKWVKLFNPYDLYSKNPVPPDWKQLRPYYEELVAKYLPRTLKF